In one window of Pseudodesulfovibrio sediminis DNA:
- a CDS encoding peptidylprolyl isomerase — protein sequence MRKLIVLLVLLVLVGCTDDAEDIGIVARVNDAPIYLSQLEFQHDQFQVDNVGAYVPSVDKLRNEYGDILADLIVQELVAQELARQDLAVTEKDVRTAEDAVRADYSEGAFEQVLVEEYIDLKAWRRQLRYHLAQKKFFHHVLRSKIKIDYKEAEKYYRDHISDFYLPESMRILVVRGPSRELVEKAVETYLKDKNQMDLATAFGEVETREVMVREGRLSAAWRNAISGLEPGQASSVLTDRFGFETLVLLEKSSAKVLEPAQAYPLVEEALLEQKLQIAFDSWLTQALATARISVSEHLLAQAMDSLGQEPPEQENEAVQGYEEETVPAEQDQTDSGS from the coding sequence TTGCGTAAATTAATTGTGTTGCTTGTCTTGCTGGTTTTGGTTGGCTGTACTGATGACGCCGAAGATATCGGTATTGTCGCTCGGGTGAACGACGCCCCGATCTATTTGTCTCAGTTGGAATTTCAGCATGACCAGTTTCAGGTGGACAACGTTGGGGCCTATGTGCCCAGCGTGGATAAGTTGCGCAATGAATACGGTGATATCCTTGCAGACCTCATAGTGCAGGAGCTGGTTGCTCAGGAGCTGGCCCGTCAGGATTTGGCGGTGACGGAGAAAGACGTACGTACAGCAGAAGACGCTGTCCGGGCCGACTACTCTGAAGGGGCGTTCGAGCAGGTTTTGGTCGAAGAATACATAGATCTGAAGGCCTGGCGTCGACAGCTCCGTTACCACCTTGCCCAGAAGAAATTTTTTCATCATGTCCTGAGGTCCAAGATCAAGATTGATTACAAGGAAGCGGAAAAATACTATCGAGACCATATTTCCGATTTTTATCTGCCCGAGAGCATGCGTATCCTTGTTGTTCGCGGTCCAAGCAGAGAGCTTGTTGAGAAAGCGGTGGAGACGTATCTGAAAGACAAGAACCAGATGGATCTGGCAACGGCTTTCGGTGAGGTTGAAACCCGTGAAGTGATGGTCAGGGAAGGACGTTTGTCCGCTGCGTGGAGAAACGCTATCAGTGGACTTGAGCCAGGACAGGCCAGCAGCGTTCTGACTGATCGATTCGGATTTGAGACATTGGTTTTGCTTGAGAAGAGCAGTGCCAAGGTGCTTGAGCCAGCCCAGGCATACCCGCTTGTGGAGGAGGCTCTGCTTGAGCAAAAATTGCAGATCGCCTTCGATTCCTGGCTCACTCAGGCCCTGGCAACTGCCAGGATTTCCGTGAGTGAACACCTCCTGGCTCAGGCCATGGATTCACTCGGACAGGAGCCACCCGAGCAGGAAAATGAGGCCGTGCAAGGCTATGAAGAAGAAACAGTCCCGGCGGAGCAGGATCAAACCGACAGTGGAAGTTGA
- a CDS encoding SurA N-terminal domain-containing protein, producing the protein MVKYCSLFMVAVLVLLTSSARAEEVLINRILVKINDTIITEYDLNQELKPILKQIKGKELNAQEQAQFDAFRIKTLESMVNDILIQQEIARFDIQVTDEEIDKELTRMKEERSMDDDAFAAQVAEDGLTIEEFRSKLKKIIQKQELIGYMVNQKVLVTDSEIQAEYDAHIDDYTLEKMVNLAMILLPSNIGAAEVKKRIEDGEMTFAEAAAEYSIGPDSDSGGVIGEVAYADMSKDWTNAIDGLKAGQVSEPLIINGNEALLSPVAIMDNQVVPIEDVKDGIYRRLMKEKRVTVFDEYFKKLKQSAVIIYMDKTLMPENGAS; encoded by the coding sequence GTGGTCAAATATTGTTCTCTGTTCATGGTAGCCGTACTGGTTTTGTTGACCTCTTCAGCGAGGGCGGAAGAGGTTCTGATCAATCGTATCCTGGTGAAAATTAATGATACGATTATTACCGAGTATGATCTGAACCAGGAGTTGAAGCCTATTCTCAAACAGATCAAGGGAAAGGAGTTGAACGCTCAGGAACAGGCGCAGTTCGATGCATTCCGTATTAAGACACTGGAATCGATGGTTAACGATATCCTTATTCAACAGGAAATTGCTCGCTTTGATATCCAGGTCACGGATGAAGAGATTGATAAGGAACTGACCCGCATGAAAGAAGAGCGCTCGATGGATGATGATGCGTTCGCTGCACAGGTTGCTGAAGATGGCCTGACTATTGAAGAGTTTCGTTCCAAGCTGAAGAAGATCATTCAGAAACAAGAGTTGATTGGATATATGGTCAATCAGAAAGTCCTTGTTACCGATAGTGAGATTCAGGCCGAGTACGATGCGCATATCGATGATTATACGCTTGAAAAAATGGTCAATCTGGCCATGATTCTGCTGCCTTCGAACATTGGCGCGGCAGAAGTGAAGAAACGGATTGAAGACGGTGAAATGACCTTTGCCGAAGCCGCTGCAGAATACAGTATCGGACCTGATAGTGATTCTGGTGGTGTTATCGGAGAGGTCGCATACGCTGATATGTCCAAGGATTGGACCAACGCCATTGATGGTTTGAAAGCCGGACAGGTGAGTGAGCCGCTCATCATCAATGGGAACGAAGCCCTGCTTTCTCCCGTTGCCATCATGGACAACCAGGTTGTCCCGATTGAGGATGTAAAAGACGGTATTTACAGACGATTGATGAAAGAGAAGCGAGTGACTGTTTTTGATGAGTATTTTAAGAAATTGAAACAAAGTGCGGTCATCATTTATATGGATAAGACATTGATGCCTGAAAATGGAGCGTCCTAA
- a CDS encoding helix-turn-helix domain-containing protein, with translation MNFQELGLILKREREARGLSIEAVMEATKISHVNLVALEAGDSSAMPHPVYTKGFVKSYARLLDLDAEELSMIVDQEYQTDETDRDTIVVYEVSPSAEKAFHEADAPPKTRSVWPSILLGVIAISLVLALLFFLNMKDEKSADSGLESPVVTEQPVVEDAPVVEEMPAVEGAEEAPASEAAPVREGEPVEEESSSPAAVPEASVTSQTQADPVAESDAQVDAELAEQGKYAHVLVIRAISDKGCWIGVWKGDETRMSSDFVLTKGEPLRLMFNSARRIRIGNVAGVTITYNGKPYPITDARGNIKTLRFGSAN, from the coding sequence ATGAATTTTCAAGAACTTGGTTTGATTTTGAAACGGGAGCGGGAAGCAAGAGGGCTCTCTATTGAAGCGGTTATGGAAGCAACGAAGATTAGCCACGTCAACTTGGTTGCTCTTGAGGCCGGAGACAGTTCCGCCATGCCTCATCCCGTGTATACAAAAGGATTTGTCAAGAGCTACGCGCGGTTGCTCGATCTGGATGCGGAAGAGCTTTCCATGATTGTGGATCAGGAGTATCAGACAGATGAAACCGACCGTGATACCATCGTCGTTTATGAGGTTTCTCCTTCTGCGGAAAAAGCGTTTCATGAAGCCGATGCTCCACCGAAAACGCGTTCTGTCTGGCCGTCTATTCTCCTTGGCGTCATTGCCATCAGTCTGGTTCTGGCGCTCCTCTTTTTCCTGAATATGAAAGACGAGAAGTCTGCTGATTCAGGGCTGGAATCCCCGGTGGTTACTGAACAGCCGGTTGTTGAAGATGCTCCTGTTGTTGAAGAGATGCCGGCTGTAGAAGGGGCGGAAGAAGCGCCTGCAAGCGAAGCTGCGCCGGTTCGGGAGGGAGAACCGGTAGAAGAGGAATCGTCGTCCCCGGCGGCGGTTCCAGAGGCTTCGGTGACGTCGCAGACACAGGCGGACCCCGTGGCTGAGTCGGATGCACAGGTCGACGCAGAGTTGGCTGAACAAGGCAAATATGCCCATGTACTTGTTATCCGTGCCATTTCGGACAAGGGATGCTGGATTGGTGTCTGGAAGGGCGACGAGACGCGGATGTCCAGTGACTTTGTACTGACCAAAGGCGAACCTCTTAGGCTCATGTTCAACAGCGCCCGGAGGATTCGTATCGGTAATGTGGCCGGTGTGACCATAACATATAATGGCAAACCGTACCCGATCACCGATGCTCGGGGCAATATAAAGACGCTTCGGTTCGGCTCGGCGAACTAG
- the recO gene encoding DNA repair protein RecO, with the protein MNATEKALVLKVGRFREADCWVKLLTPSRGVFNAFAFGGCRSRRRFVGCLDPLSHVLFTIGSNKTGTYTVLEEGTLLHNFPAVREDPATTGLAVNCMKFIDAVEIDPADARQAYELLLETLYMLEKGGGSADFTPWLFRAKLVFEMGFQPDFLTCGECGVLVAGQEGCQFGVEKGQVACRTCLSNGKPLEGLARPISTGVLRALDWIQHSRPADWTTVSMDNEVRRQSSQLIELFVAYHLGLSWDNGMYKKV; encoded by the coding sequence ATGAACGCCACCGAAAAAGCTCTGGTACTCAAGGTCGGGCGCTTTCGGGAAGCCGATTGTTGGGTCAAACTCCTTACTCCCTCCAGAGGCGTATTCAACGCCTTTGCATTTGGCGGCTGTCGCAGTCGCCGCCGCTTTGTGGGATGTCTTGATCCCTTAAGTCATGTGCTCTTCACCATCGGCTCCAATAAAACCGGTACCTATACCGTGCTTGAAGAGGGCACACTTCTCCATAATTTCCCTGCGGTTCGAGAAGACCCGGCCACGACCGGACTGGCCGTGAACTGTATGAAGTTCATCGATGCTGTCGAAATCGATCCAGCTGATGCCAGACAAGCGTATGAGTTGCTGCTTGAAACTTTGTATATGCTTGAAAAAGGCGGTGGCAGTGCGGATTTTACCCCGTGGTTGTTCAGAGCGAAGCTGGTCTTTGAAATGGGCTTTCAACCTGATTTTTTGACATGTGGCGAATGTGGTGTTTTGGTAGCCGGTCAGGAAGGGTGTCAATTTGGTGTGGAAAAGGGCCAGGTGGCCTGTCGGACTTGTCTTTCAAACGGGAAACCGTTAGAAGGACTGGCTCGACCAATTTCTACCGGCGTCTTGCGCGCTTTGGACTGGATTCAACACAGTCGGCCCGCCGATTGGACCACGGTTTCCATGGATAATGAAGTCCGGCGGCAATCCAGCCAATTGATCGAGTTGTTCGTTGCGTATCACCTGGGCCTGTCCTGGGACAATGGCATGTATAAAAAGGTATGA
- the glyQ gene encoding glycine--tRNA ligase subunit alpha, translating to MNFQDVILKLQNFWADYGCAVVQPMDIECGAGTFNPSTFFRVIGPEPWKTAYVEPSRRPTDGRYGENPNRLQHYYQFQVILKPSPDNIQELYLESLAAIGIDAAAHDIRFVEDDWESPTLGAWGLGWEVWLNGMEVTQFTYFQQVGGIDLKPVSVEITYGLERLSMYLQEKESVYDLMWNDEITYGHIFHQNEVEMSRYNFELSNSDMLFDLFNKFEAECLNLCEEGLPWPAYDCCLKCSHSFNMLDARSAISITERATYIGRVRNLASKIARLYADQREEMGYPMLKK from the coding sequence ATGAATTTTCAGGACGTTATACTGAAATTGCAGAACTTTTGGGCAGACTACGGATGCGCCGTGGTTCAGCCCATGGATATCGAATGCGGAGCAGGGACATTCAATCCCTCCACTTTTTTCCGCGTTATCGGTCCCGAACCGTGGAAGACAGCCTATGTGGAACCTTCCCGGCGTCCGACTGATGGACGATACGGTGAAAACCCCAACCGCTTGCAGCATTACTATCAATTCCAGGTTATTCTGAAGCCGTCTCCGGACAATATTCAGGAACTGTACCTTGAAAGTCTGGCTGCCATCGGAATCGACGCTGCCGCCCATGATATCCGTTTTGTCGAAGATGACTGGGAATCACCGACTCTTGGTGCCTGGGGACTTGGTTGGGAGGTCTGGCTCAACGGTATGGAAGTGACACAGTTCACGTATTTCCAGCAGGTGGGTGGTATCGACCTCAAACCTGTATCCGTTGAAATCACCTATGGTCTTGAACGGCTCTCCATGTACTTGCAGGAGAAAGAGTCCGTGTATGATCTCATGTGGAATGATGAGATCACCTACGGTCACATCTTCCATCAGAACGAAGTGGAGATGTCCAGGTATAACTTTGAGTTGTCTAATTCCGACATGCTTTTCGATCTCTTCAACAAGTTTGAGGCCGAATGCCTCAATTTGTGCGAGGAAGGACTGCCCTGGCCGGCATACGACTGCTGTCTCAAGTGCTCCCATTCCTTCAATATGCTGGACGCCCGTAGCGCAATCTCCATTACTGAGCGCGCCACATATATCGGGCGGGTACGCAACCTGGCTTCCAAAATTGCCAGGCTGTATGCAGATCAGCGGGAAGAGATGGGTTATCCCATGCTCAAGAAGTAA
- the glyS gene encoding glycine--tRNA ligase subunit beta, translating into MAEFILEIGTEEMPARFVPKLAAELEAAFTKSLAGAMVENAGVTCYATPRRITAQVADIAFEQQQEEETVTGPPTRIAYDDDGNLTKAGAGFAKTQGVPEDALFKMETGKGEYLAAKKTVGGGKTADILPELCVAAIESLSFPKKMRWGGYDFAFGRPIRWLLALLDDTVIEFSVENMTSGRTTRGHRVMGPGPFTVDSTASYFSVIKDDCKVVIDPEERKKTIVEEGNRLAKELGGEIVWVDGLLDEVANLVEYPKPLIGDIDTLYLELPREVLLTSMQSHQKSFGVQGPDGKLMPHFLTTLNIEPQDVALVKKGWERVLKARLEDARFFWEADCKVDMNTWLDKLENVVFLGPLGSVGDKSRRIESLCGKLAETLGESKGILPGEIEKYAMAGRLAKADLVSEMVIEFDSLQGKMGGIYADRAGKGDIVSQGIYQQYLPAGPDTPVPSSLAGGLVSMADKVDTMAGCFGLGKVPTGANDPYALRRCALGISRIIMEHELDVDLEALLTWAQGAYSGVKWKVEQAEALDKLKDFFGQRLRALFIGQGFETRVVDAALGAGFNDIRTLKARLEALSAFSKAGDFEQAVLTFKRAANIIRKQGDEAGQDLTGMYAVDLFEGEAEQAFGSKLDELAPRFDDLWEQNDFEGLFGLLGELRPSVDAFFDNVMVMCDDATVRLNRLNLLKALVDRLGRLADFNALQV; encoded by the coding sequence ATGGCCGAATTCATTTTGGAAATCGGAACCGAGGAAATGCCCGCCCGCTTTGTGCCCAAACTGGCAGCAGAGCTTGAGGCGGCGTTCACCAAGTCCCTTGCTGGCGCCATGGTCGAGAATGCTGGCGTTACCTGCTATGCAACTCCGCGTCGCATCACAGCCCAGGTGGCGGACATAGCGTTTGAGCAGCAGCAGGAAGAGGAGACCGTTACCGGACCGCCTACCCGTATCGCCTATGACGACGACGGCAATCTGACCAAGGCCGGTGCCGGTTTTGCCAAGACTCAGGGCGTGCCTGAAGATGCGCTGTTCAAGATGGAGACCGGCAAGGGTGAATATCTTGCGGCCAAAAAAACAGTGGGTGGCGGCAAGACCGCAGACATTCTGCCTGAATTGTGCGTTGCTGCCATTGAATCACTTTCCTTCCCCAAGAAGATGCGGTGGGGCGGATATGACTTCGCTTTTGGTCGCCCCATACGGTGGCTGCTCGCCCTGTTGGACGACACCGTCATTGAATTTTCAGTGGAGAATATGACTTCCGGCCGCACGACTCGCGGACATCGGGTCATGGGCCCCGGTCCCTTTACCGTGGACTCCACTGCCAGCTACTTTTCCGTAATCAAGGACGACTGCAAGGTCGTCATCGACCCGGAAGAGCGCAAGAAGACTATTGTCGAGGAAGGAAACAGGCTTGCCAAAGAACTTGGCGGCGAGATCGTTTGGGTTGACGGCCTGCTTGATGAGGTCGCCAACCTGGTTGAATATCCCAAGCCGCTCATCGGTGACATTGATACGCTGTATCTGGAATTGCCTCGCGAGGTCCTGCTTACCTCCATGCAGTCTCATCAGAAGAGTTTTGGCGTACAGGGGCCCGATGGCAAGCTCATGCCGCATTTCCTGACCACCTTGAACATCGAACCGCAGGATGTGGCTTTGGTCAAGAAGGGGTGGGAACGAGTGCTCAAGGCCCGTCTGGAAGATGCTCGTTTCTTCTGGGAAGCGGATTGCAAGGTCGACATGAACACCTGGCTGGACAAGCTGGAGAATGTTGTTTTCCTCGGTCCTCTTGGTTCTGTGGGCGACAAATCACGTCGTATTGAAAGCCTGTGCGGCAAGCTGGCGGAGACCCTTGGCGAGTCCAAAGGCATTCTGCCGGGTGAAATCGAGAAATATGCCATGGCCGGTCGACTGGCCAAGGCTGACCTTGTCTCCGAGATGGTCATTGAATTTGACAGCCTGCAGGGCAAGATGGGCGGTATCTACGCCGATCGCGCCGGAAAAGGCGACATCGTGTCTCAGGGTATCTATCAACAGTACCTGCCCGCAGGGCCGGATACTCCGGTGCCGTCCAGCCTGGCTGGAGGCCTGGTTTCCATGGCTGACAAGGTCGACACCATGGCCGGCTGTTTCGGTTTGGGCAAAGTCCCTACAGGGGCAAATGATCCGTATGCCCTCCGACGGTGCGCTCTCGGTATCTCTCGCATCATCATGGAGCACGAGTTGGATGTTGATCTGGAGGCTTTGCTGACCTGGGCGCAGGGGGCTTACTCCGGCGTCAAGTGGAAGGTGGAGCAGGCAGAGGCGTTGGACAAGCTCAAAGACTTTTTCGGACAGCGTTTGCGTGCATTGTTCATCGGTCAAGGATTCGAGACTCGTGTGGTGGACGCCGCGCTTGGTGCCGGATTCAACGACATCCGTACCTTGAAGGCACGGCTGGAAGCCTTGAGTGCATTCAGCAAGGCTGGTGATTTCGAGCAGGCGGTGCTGACCTTCAAGCGTGCAGCCAACATCATTCGTAAACAGGGTGATGAGGCTGGACAGGATTTGACTGGCATGTATGCGGTTGATCTGTTCGAAGGCGAGGCTGAGCAGGCTTTTGGCTCGAAGCTGGACGAATTGGCTCCCCGTTTCGATGACCTGTGGGAACAGAATGATTTTGAAGGCCTGTTCGGTCTTCTTGGCGAGTTGCGGCCTTCTGTAGACGCCTTCTTCGACAATGTCATGGTTATGTGCGATGATGCGACTGTTCGCCTGAATCGCCTGAACCTGCTCAAGGCGTTGGTCGATCGACTGGGTCGTCTTGCAGATTTTAATGCGTTGCAAGTGTAG
- the rpsT gene encoding 30S ribosomal protein S20, producing MANHKSALKRHRQSLKRRARNRISKTRIKNTVKAVREAIEANDVAQAQEALKAATSILDKAARKKIIHQRQAQRRVARLQTAVNKISA from the coding sequence TTGGCTAATCACAAATCCGCCCTGAAAAGGCACCGTCAGAGCTTGAAGCGTCGCGCCCGCAACCGTATTTCCAAAACCCGCATCAAGAACACCGTCAAGGCTGTTCGTGAAGCGATCGAGGCAAATGACGTTGCACAGGCTCAGGAAGCTCTCAAGGCCGCTACCTCCATTCTGGACAAGGCTGCCCGCAAGAAGATTATCCACCAGCGTCAGGCTCAGCGTCGCGTCGCTCGTCTTCAGACTGCTGTCAACAAGATCTCCGCGTAG
- a CDS encoding Crp/Fnr family transcriptional regulator, with product MNKLAALKAITFFEGLPDEKLLKLADIAVIKKFRKGETLFLADVAANGFFAPVSGRVKIFRTSPAGKEQILHVFGPGEAVGEVPVFEGGTFPAHCEAIEKCETLFFPRDEFERILREDTDLVMKMMAMLSQRLRILVNKIDDLSLKETPARVASYLLLLHSSQDSDTFKLDLPKGQIALYLGTIQETLSRIFKRFSEEGLIALNGKEITILNQDDLQDIADQGR from the coding sequence ATGAATAAACTGGCTGCACTCAAGGCCATCACTTTTTTTGAAGGGCTGCCTGACGAAAAGCTCCTCAAGCTTGCAGATATAGCTGTGATCAAAAAATTCAGGAAGGGAGAAACTCTGTTTCTGGCGGATGTAGCGGCCAATGGTTTTTTTGCGCCAGTATCAGGACGGGTCAAAATATTCCGCACCTCCCCAGCCGGAAAAGAACAAATTCTTCATGTCTTTGGTCCAGGTGAAGCCGTAGGGGAAGTTCCTGTGTTTGAGGGCGGTACTTTTCCGGCACACTGTGAAGCCATAGAAAAATGCGAAACGCTGTTCTTTCCCCGTGATGAATTTGAACGAATACTCAGGGAAGACACTGACCTGGTCATGAAAATGATGGCCATGCTCTCTCAACGTCTCAGGATTCTGGTCAATAAAATCGATGACCTGAGTCTTAAGGAGACTCCGGCGCGGGTGGCTTCATACCTCCTGCTGCTGCACTCTTCTCAGGACTCGGACACCTTCAAGCTTGATCTGCCCAAAGGCCAGATAGCCCTCTATCTCGGCACTATTCAGGAAACGCTCTCGCGAATTTTCAAACGGTTCAGCGAGGAAGGACTCATCGCCCTGAATGGCAAGGAGATCACCATCCTGAATCAGGACGATCTTCAGGATATTGCTGATCAGGGACGATAA
- a CDS encoding 4Fe-4S binding protein, with the protein MKKPFLTIPILALLLLGAHMLRQGDFGLTASCAVLVVLLFSRQSWVRPVTIVSLLVAGYVWAEATVELISFRQAFDLPWKRLAYIMAGVILLNVAALGLMLTRWARRWFDRGEERASARAAIFILTCVSLALARSQVSFPILLLDRYLTGWGWFEIFALSYYAQWIGSMMLLPKGHRRVRPRIWGLFSALFFLQLGLGLIGMDAMLMTGALHLPVPALIVAGPIFRGGGFFMLILFSVTVLLVGPAWCSHLCYIGAWDDCMSRLGPRPAPGRTLGRLSLLGRGTTLALAVTTALALRVAGFPAITAVLFAAGFGLVGVGVMVFVSRKRGMMAHCTAFCPMGLVANIMSRISPWRIRVGEDCTRCGACYTQCRYNALDESRVAAGSPALSCTLCGDCVSVCAHKQISYTFPGLSSDNARTVFIVLVVSLHALFLGVARI; encoded by the coding sequence GTGAAGAAGCCCTTTTTGACCATACCGATCCTTGCATTGCTGCTTCTGGGTGCTCATATGCTCAGGCAGGGTGACTTCGGCCTGACCGCATCATGTGCGGTTTTGGTCGTGTTGTTGTTCTCCCGACAGTCATGGGTCCGTCCGGTCACGATCGTCTCTTTGCTCGTTGCCGGATACGTATGGGCAGAGGCAACCGTGGAGTTGATTTCATTTCGACAGGCGTTCGATCTTCCCTGGAAGCGGCTGGCATACATTATGGCGGGTGTCATTCTCCTTAATGTAGCGGCTCTGGGACTCATGCTCACCCGTTGGGCGCGTCGATGGTTTGATCGCGGTGAGGAGAGAGCGTCTGCCAGGGCGGCCATATTTATCCTCACATGTGTAAGCCTCGCCTTAGCCCGGAGTCAGGTTTCCTTCCCCATACTTTTGCTTGATCGCTATCTGACTGGGTGGGGATGGTTCGAAATTTTCGCCTTGTCCTACTATGCCCAATGGATTGGTTCCATGATGCTGTTGCCCAAGGGGCACAGAAGAGTACGCCCACGCATCTGGGGGCTGTTCTCAGCGCTCTTTTTCCTTCAGTTGGGACTGGGGCTCATCGGTATGGATGCCATGCTCATGACGGGGGCGCTGCATCTTCCTGTGCCGGCTCTTATCGTGGCGGGCCCCATCTTTCGCGGAGGCGGATTCTTCATGCTCATCTTGTTCTCCGTGACCGTACTGCTGGTGGGGCCAGCATGGTGCAGCCACCTCTGTTATATTGGAGCCTGGGACGATTGCATGAGCCGTCTGGGACCTCGACCTGCTCCTGGTAGAACCCTCGGACGGTTGAGCCTCCTCGGACGCGGTACAACCCTGGCCCTGGCTGTTACAACGGCATTGGCCCTGCGCGTTGCTGGCTTCCCGGCAATCACTGCAGTGCTTTTTGCTGCCGGATTCGGGCTGGTGGGTGTCGGAGTAATGGTCTTTGTCTCCCGCAAGCGAGGCATGATGGCGCATTGTACTGCATTTTGTCCCATGGGGTTGGTGGCGAATATCATGAGCAGGATTTCTCCCTGGCGCATAAGGGTAGGGGAAGACTGCACCCGATGTGGGGCCTGCTATACCCAGTGCCGATATAATGCTTTGGACGAGAGCAGGGTTGCTGCAGGGAGTCCCGCCCTGTCCTGCACCTTGTGTGGCGACTGCGTATCAGTCTGTGCCCACAAGCAGATCAGCTACACGTTTCCCGGATTGTCTTCAGATAATGCCAGAACCGTATTCATCGTTTTGGTTGTCAGTCTGCACGCACTGTTTCTCGGTGTCGCCAGAATATAA
- a CDS encoding ATP-binding protein, which yields MISKRKMITINEELCNGCGQCVPSCEEGALAIVDGKAKLVKEIYCDGLGACLGDCPTGALKVAVREAPDFNPDAVAEHLKAQGREVPDHMPSPESLRLDGPGGSKLAGGCPGAAIKTMIPCGQTNIPIATPAGGSALSHWPVQLRLVPPTAPFLKDADLLLTADCVPVAMPSYHGEYVPNRVVLMGCPKFDDQQSYIEKIADIIVANELKSITVMEMEVPCCSSMSVILNEAVKRAGKSVDAVRVTVGRNGSVLDTVPLNFQM from the coding sequence ATGATAAGCAAAAGAAAGATGATCACCATCAATGAAGAGTTGTGTAACGGTTGCGGTCAGTGTGTGCCTTCCTGCGAAGAGGGGGCTCTGGCCATAGTCGATGGCAAGGCCAAGCTGGTCAAGGAGATATATTGTGATGGACTGGGAGCCTGTCTGGGTGATTGCCCCACAGGGGCCCTCAAGGTCGCGGTTCGCGAAGCCCCTGATTTCAACCCTGACGCCGTTGCCGAGCACCTGAAGGCTCAAGGCCGCGAAGTGCCGGACCATATGCCGAGCCCCGAGTCTTTGCGGCTGGATGGTCCCGGCGGCAGCAAGCTTGCAGGCGGATGCCCCGGAGCAGCCATAAAGACCATGATTCCGTGTGGGCAGACCAATATTCCCATAGCAACGCCTGCCGGTGGTTCCGCTCTGTCTCATTGGCCCGTGCAGCTCCGTCTTGTGCCACCTACCGCTCCGTTTCTCAAGGACGCGGATCTGTTGCTGACAGCGGATTGCGTACCGGTGGCCATGCCCAGCTATCATGGTGAGTATGTGCCGAACCGCGTGGTTCTCATGGGGTGTCCCAAGTTTGATGATCAGCAGTCATATATCGAGAAAATCGCTGATATCATCGTTGCAAATGAGTTGAAGTCCATCACTGTCATGGAGATGGAGGTCCCGTGTTGCTCTTCAATGAGCGTGATTCTGAACGAAGCAGTCAAGCGTGCCGGCAAGAGCGTTGATGCTGTCCGTGTGACGGTGGGGCGTAACGGCAGTGTCTTGGATACAGTTCCTTTGAACTTCCAAATGTAG
- a CDS encoding cupin domain-containing protein, producing the protein MKKIELFNEHGFKDLTFSNFLVHESEFMKVINFNFKAGQKLPIHSHDLEGELTLTILEGVGEFLAADGASMPAHPGDVLVSDIAEPHGVQATTDMRVLVTIAPPI; encoded by the coding sequence ATGAAGAAGATTGAATTATTCAACGAACACGGCTTCAAGGACTTGACCTTCTCCAATTTCCTGGTGCATGAGTCTGAGTTCATGAAGGTGATCAATTTCAACTTCAAGGCAGGGCAGAAGCTGCCCATCCATTCCCATGACCTGGAAGGAGAGTTGACGTTGACCATCCTGGAGGGCGTGGGTGAGTTCCTCGCTGCGGACGGTGCGTCCATGCCTGCCCACCCTGGTGACGTGCTTGTTTCCGATATTGCGGAACCTCACGGCGTTCAGGCAACCACGGACATGCGTGTGCTCGTCACCATAGCTCCCCCAATTTAA